One Drechmeria coniospora strain ARSEF 6962 chromosome 01, whole genome shotgun sequence genomic region harbors:
- a CDS encoding O-methyltransferase: MYFVEIARRREKMGNAQATVASEPSVGRLTTLSRAIEEKTKILADSLEAKGLGAPSFHPDGLADFPSAQLGPEAVQARADIISMTQELHDLALGPRESLKALSWDNVSFVSLQAICEFKLADAVPREGSISYVELATKVRKQSSVDVPYYDLRRILRLAMLNNLFTEPKPDHVAHNRSSLLLLEDENLANWLGLYTIDFFSPMANTVSAMKKWPASQDDCETGLNLAHGYADNLFAQLSKDKVRAKRFDSAMKCIGAKEGFEVSHTVECYPWGDLGKATVVDMGGNEGFASAAIAEAFPLLSFEVQDLPGIALNAKIPTHLADRVRHRAHNFFDEQPVIADAYLFRHVFHAFSDKSALAILRALVPALRPGARIIINDVTLRPPGEMARIEEKSVRLLDMLMKTVRNARNRDADEWKSLFEQADARFKWKGTWKTSGRMWFMEAVWEGEGRNAAKDM, translated from the exons ATGTACTTTGTCGAAATcgcacgccgacgagagaAAATGGGCAATGCGCAAGCAACAGTGGCTTCCGAGCCATCTGTCGGTAGGCTGACGACGCTTTCAAGAGCCATCGAGGAGAAGACCAAGATCCTCGCGGACAGCCTAGAGGCCAAAGGCTTGGGAGCGCCATCATTCCATCCCGATGGCCTGGCCGACTTTCCCTCGGCACAGCTCGGACCTGAAGCCGTCCAGGCAAGGGCCGACATCATCTCGATGACGCAGGAACTTCACGATCTGGCATTGGGGCCTCGCGAGAGCCTCAAGGCTCTGTCGTGGGAT AACGTCAGCTTCGTCTCGCTCCAAGCCATATGCGAATTCAAGCTGGCAGACGCTGTGCCCCGCGAGGGTTCAATATCCTACGTCGAATTGGCCACCAAGGTTCGGAAGCAGTCGTCCGTTGACGTCCCCTACTATGACCTTCGGCGCATTCTCCGCCTTGCGATGCTGAACAACCTCTTCACGGAACCGAAGCCCGACCACGTTGCCCATAACAGGTCGTCGCTCTTGCTCCTCGAAGACGAGAATCTCGCCAACTGGCTAGGATTGTACACGATTGATTTCTTCTCTCCCATGGCGAACACCGTGTCGGCCATGAAGAAATGGCCCGCCTCTCAAGACGACTGCGAGACT GGCCTGAATCTTGCCCACGGCTACGCCGACAACCTTTTCGCCCAGCTCTCAAAGGACAAGGTCCGCGCCAAGAGGTTCGACAGCGCCATGAAGTGCATCGGTGCGAAGGAGGGCTTCGAGGTATCGCACACGGTTGAGTGCTACCCTTGGGGGGATCTGGGGAAGGCTACTGTTGTTGAC ATGGGCGGCAATGAGGGCTTCGCATCGGCAGCCATCGCAGAGGCCTTCCCACTACTCTCCTTTGAGGTTCAAGATCTGCCGGGTATTGCTCTCAATGCCAAGATCCCGACGCATCTCGCCGACCGGGTGAGACACCGGGCTCACAACTTCTTTGACGAGCAGCCGGTCATTGCCGACGCCTACCTATTCAGACACGTCTTCCACGCCTTCTCGGACAAATCGGCGCTGGCGATACTGCGCGCCCTCGTCCCGGCCCTGCGTCCCGGAGCGCGCATCATCATCAACGACGTGACACTACGGCCGCCAGGGGAGATGGCGAGAATAGAGGAGAAGAGCGTGCGGCTGCTGGACATGCTGATGAAGACGGTGCGCAACGCTCGCAACCGCGACGCCGATGAGTGGAAGAGCCTGTTTGAGCAAGCCGACGCGCGCTTCAAGTGGAAGGGCACGTGGAAGACGAGCGGGAGGATGTGGTTCATGGAAGCCGTATGGGAGGGTGAAGGCAGGAACGCAGCAAAGGACATGTAG
- a CDS encoding putative Modin, with protein sequence MGDSSSELVVAVVALVVSFVALSATFMQVLQQYYASASGYTQCNEQVMGAWARTKSRNFIWEELRFEVQFDAPVIFVSPPSNRNGPILGAPIAFLDGTQKSLDETCDMAEMDPRKEYEAKTVKERIHTADNERASWLVLLCAVQRMEAKSRDWQQWRHEQQRRHEPPRPLGDVAEEGRVLPPPPSLAESHTLVVALQRKRKSWDTMPPSMSKPYATTTMCHLVEMMAALGVYWKQFDRKHDRYRAEGNGFVVLGERLRELGLVFSFQVYGECRFEGNRVMPVDYVKELCFGYVPTIYRETLDRRRLRAPSDELRDLGSLQMASRSEIAETLVVIGCNKNTVQYFLDGHGKTAHLFPLSFEILGMLSRTFHIENTYYTYIPNPTPDRWDERSLSLIKMMEAYEELSEVPLAGVPRNETLQLGLAQHARAIIRHHGDGDKAAGFLLRALHAALDDTDEILTAKPTTTHGTSSGLSDKAAAAPMEKQRQRREMVQDVLRSHIQEVLRLMNERDDQGSDSHSLVVPQKAPASPSSGRSRLPSVAESAPPRFAEIYEEGPEYRQHKYMEVYFQVVRRNVVPRATESTIRRASFTGKCGVHRRCSSNVADGPPGLRLGKHGSGGTRASAAAHRRGDSGSTTQTAHHLLDVDVDEPEEGATSRPGHEELPRQHSAVRESEKESRPRLEDDVGLKTTQVTQVPLADQNVSHDDVWCTLVFRMICWLMLHDFNLQDVQVSKSELMGSRMPVYIA encoded by the exons ATGGGCGACAGCAGTTCGgaactcgtcgtcgccgtcgtcgctctcgtcgtctccttcgTCGCGCTCTCGGCCACGTTTATGCAGGTACTTCAGCAGTACTACGCCTCGGCCTCCGGCTACACGCAATGCAACGAGCAGGTCATGGGCGCCTGGGCCAGGACAAAGTCTCGAAATTTCATCTGGGAGGAGCTGCGGTTCGAGGTTCAATTCGACGCTCCCGTCATCTTCGTCTCCCCGCCGAGCAACCGGAACGGTCCGATCCTGGGTGCACCGATagccttcctcgacggcacgcaGAAAAGTCTCGACGAGACGTGCGACATGGCGGAGATGGATCCGCGCAAGGAGTACGAGGCCAAGACGGTCAAGGAGCGGATCCACACGGCCGACAACGAACGAGCCTCCTGGCTAGTCCTCCTCTGCGCCGTCCAACGGATGGAAGCCAAATCTCGCGACTGGCAGCAGTGGCGGCACGAGCAGCAGAGGCGCCACGAGCCGCCGAGACCTCTCGgggacgtggccgaggaaggTCGcgtcctgccgccgccgccgtccctcgCGGAGAGCCATACGTTGGTGGTGGCTCTGCAGCGGAAACGCAAGAGCTGGGacacgatgccgccgtccatGTCGAAGCCGtacgcgacgacgaccatgtGCCATCTCGTCGAGATGATGGCGGCCCTGGGCGTCTACTGGAAGCAGTTTGATCGCAAGCACGACCGCTACCGCGCCGAGGGCAACGGCTTCGTCGTGCTCGGCGAGAGGCtgcgcgagctcggcctcgtaTTCTCCTTTCAGGTCTACGGCGAGTGTCGCTTCGAGGGCAACCGCGTCATGCCGGTCGACTACGTCAAGGAGCTCTGTTTCGGCTACGTACCCACCATTTACCGCGAGACGCTGGACCGGCGCAGGCTAAGGGCCCCCAGCGACGAGCTCCGTGATCTTGGGTCGCTGCAGATGGCGAGCAGGAGCGAGATTGCCGAGACGCTTGTCGTCATCGGCTGCAACAAGAACACGGTGCAGTATTTCCTGGATGGCCATGGCAAGACGGCCCATCTCTTCCCCC TCTCGTTTGAAATCCTCGGCATGCTGAGTCGAACTTTTCACATCGAAAACACCTACTACACATATATTCCAAACCCCACGCCGGACCGTTGGGATGAACGCTCGCTGTCGCTCATCAAAATGATGGAAGCTTACGAGGAGCTTTCCGAGGTAcccctcgccggcgtgccTCGCAACGAGACGTTACAGCTTGGACTTGCCCAGCACGCGCGAGCCATCATCCGTCatcacggcgacggcgacaaggccGCAGGCTTTCTTCTCCGAGCTCTGCacgccgctctcgacgacACGGACGAAATCTTgacggcgaagccgacgacgacccacGGCACGTCGAGCGGCCTTTCcgacaaggcggcggcggcgccgatggagAAGCAGAGGCAGCGAAGGGAAATGGTCCAAGACGTGCTGCGGTCACACATTCAGGAGGTGCTGCGTCTGATGAACGAACGCGACGACCAGGGTTCCGACTCGCATTCCCTCGTCGTTCCCCAAAAGGCTCCCGCGTCCCCGTCATCAGGGCGTTCGCGGCTCCCGAGCGTCGCCGAATCTGCGCCGCCGCGCTTCGCCGAGATCTACGAGGAGGGACCCGAGTACCGACaacacaagtacatggaggtcTACTTTCAAGTCGTGCGGAGAAACGTGGTCCCGCGAGCGACGGAATCGACGATCCGCAGAGCAAGCTTTACGGGGAAGTGCGGGGTCCATCGGCGTTGCAGCAGCAATGTCGCCGACGGGCCCCCCGGGTTGAGGCTCGGCAAGcatggcagcggcggcacccgGGCGAGTGCGGCCGCTCACAGACGTGGGGATTCCGGAAGCACGACGCAAACCGCTCATCACCTGCtggacgtggacgtggacgagcCAGAGGAGGGGGCCACGAGCCGGCCGGGCCACGAGGAACTGCCCAGACAGCACTCGGCGGTGCGAGAGTCGGAGAAGGAGAGCCGGCCTCGGCTGGAGGATGACGTTGGCTTGAAGACGACGCAGGTGACGCAGGTGCCGTTGGCGGATCAGAACGTCTCGCACGACGATGTCTGGTGCACGCTGGTGTTTAGGATGATTTGCTGGTTGATGCTGCACGACTTTAACCTCCAGGACGTTCAGGTTAGCAAGAGCGAGCTCATGGGCAGCCGGATGCCCGTGTATATTGCCTGA